In a single window of the Bradyrhizobium sp. ORS 285 genome:
- a CDS encoding HupE/UreJ family protein, with protein MKFTRYSTCALASLVLLAAEPAFAHHMMGGKLPQTFVQGLLSGLGHPVIGLDHLAAILGAGIVAALLARGFAPVLAFTTAMIAGVGLHLAKANIPAAELLVGLSTAVIGLVVVMRGRFGVLPVAVLFALTGLVHGYALGESIVGAETTPLGAYFAGLLVIQTLIAAGAFLGTKLLSAKADAVAPLALRIAGAAIVLVGGVAAATAAGVIG; from the coding sequence ATGAAGTTTACCCGTTATTCCACCTGCGCGCTCGCAAGCCTCGTTCTGCTCGCCGCCGAGCCCGCCTTCGCGCATCACATGATGGGCGGCAAGCTGCCGCAGACCTTTGTGCAGGGCCTGCTCTCCGGCCTCGGCCATCCCGTGATCGGGCTCGATCATCTCGCCGCCATCCTTGGGGCCGGCATCGTCGCAGCGCTGCTCGCGCGCGGCTTCGCGCCTGTGCTTGCCTTCACCACGGCGATGATCGCCGGCGTCGGCCTGCATCTGGCAAAGGCCAACATTCCCGCCGCCGAACTGCTGGTCGGCCTGTCGACCGCCGTGATCGGCTTGGTCGTGGTGATGCGCGGCCGTTTCGGCGTGCTGCCGGTCGCAGTTCTGTTCGCCTTGACCGGACTCGTACACGGCTATGCGCTCGGCGAGTCGATCGTCGGCGCCGAGACCACGCCGCTCGGTGCTTATTTCGCCGGCCTGCTGGTGATTCAGACCCTCATCGCCGCCGGCGCATTTCTCGGGACCAAATTGCTGTCTGCGAAGGCAGACGCGGTCGCGCCGCTGGCCTTGCGGATCGCAGGTGCAGCCATCGTGCTGGTGGGTGGTGTCGCTGCGGCCACGGCTGCCGGCGTGATCGGCTGA
- a CDS encoding DUF1636 domain-containing protein: protein MSSSEIGATTLFVCVTCRAQVPDAASSDQPRAGARLLSAIEAVPAEQRAGVTVVGVECLSNCNRACTVAVTAPGKWTYVLGALDPDLHAQDVLTFAQLHQRHEAGLPAWRERPEYIRKNTVARVPALATPN, encoded by the coding sequence ATGTCGTCATCAGAGATCGGCGCGACGACGCTGTTCGTCTGCGTCACCTGCCGGGCGCAGGTCCCCGACGCGGCTTCATCTGATCAGCCGCGTGCGGGGGCCCGTCTGCTCTCCGCGATCGAGGCAGTGCCCGCCGAGCAGCGTGCCGGCGTGACCGTGGTCGGTGTCGAGTGCCTGTCCAACTGCAATCGCGCCTGCACGGTTGCGGTGACGGCGCCGGGCAAATGGACCTATGTGCTCGGCGCGCTCGATCCGGATCTGCATGCGCAGGATGTCCTGACATTCGCGCAACTGCATCAGCGCCACGAGGCCGGTCTGCCGGCGTGGCGCGAGCGTCCGGAATATATCCGCAAGAACACCGTTGCGCGCGTGCCTGCGCTGGCGACGCCGAACTGA
- the cobW gene encoding cobalamin biosynthesis protein CobW: MTKSYAKTPCTIVTGFLGAGKTTLVRNLIETANGRRLAIIVNEFGDVGIDGDILKGCGVPDCPEDRIVELSNGCLCCTVADDFVPALKSLLDQKEPPEHIVIETSGLALPKPLVQAFNWPEIATRVTVDGVVAVVDGPAVVAGRFADDPEALAAQRAADDSLDHDNPLEEVYEDQLLCADLVVMNKSDLMNDEERKAVASEIAAKVQRAVKVIATEHGQLSASVLLGLGAAAEDDLAARPSHHDNEAEHDHDDFESFVLDVPPQTSPEVLVDRIAAAVDAHDVLRVKGFVEVAGKPLRLLVQAVGSRIQHQFERPWRSDESRQGRLVIIGERGLDAAAIKSVIAG; this comes from the coding sequence CTGACCAAGTCCTATGCCAAGACGCCCTGCACGATCGTCACCGGCTTTCTCGGGGCCGGGAAGACCACGCTGGTGCGCAACCTGATCGAGACCGCCAATGGCCGCCGGCTGGCGATCATCGTCAACGAGTTCGGCGATGTCGGCATCGACGGCGACATCCTCAAGGGTTGCGGCGTGCCGGATTGTCCGGAGGATCGCATCGTCGAGCTTTCCAACGGGTGCCTGTGCTGCACCGTCGCGGATGATTTCGTGCCGGCACTCAAGAGCCTGCTGGATCAGAAGGAGCCGCCCGAGCACATCGTGATCGAGACGTCCGGGCTGGCACTGCCGAAGCCGCTGGTGCAGGCGTTCAACTGGCCGGAGATCGCAACGCGCGTGACCGTGGATGGCGTCGTGGCGGTGGTCGACGGTCCGGCCGTCGTGGCGGGGCGGTTCGCCGACGATCCCGAGGCGCTCGCGGCGCAGCGCGCGGCGGATGATTCGCTCGACCACGACAATCCGCTCGAGGAGGTCTACGAAGATCAATTGCTCTGCGCCGATCTCGTTGTCATGAACAAGAGCGACCTGATGAACGACGAGGAGCGCAAGGCGGTCGCGTCCGAGATCGCTGCGAAGGTGCAGCGCGCCGTCAAGGTGATCGCAACCGAGCACGGCCAGCTCTCGGCGTCCGTGTTGCTCGGACTTGGTGCTGCCGCGGAAGACGATCTCGCGGCGCGGCCGTCGCATCACGACAACGAGGCCGAGCACGATCACGACGATTTCGAGAGCTTCGTGCTCGATGTGCCGCCGCAGACCTCGCCCGAGGTGCTGGTCGACCGCATTGCCGCGGCCGTGGATGCCCACGACGTGCTGCGTGTGAAAGGCTTCGTGGAAGTCGCCGGCAAGCCGCTGCGCCTGCTGGTGCAGGCGGTCGGCAGCCGCATCCAGCATCAGTTCGAGCGTCCGTGGCGCTCTGACGAATCGCGGCAGGGCCGGCTCGTGATCATCGGCGAGCGCGGGCTCGATGCGGCCGCGATCAAGAGCGTGATCGCAGGCTAG
- the cobN gene encoding cobaltochelatase subunit CobN, protein MHLLATSGADLDDLEQAVDLAQSPADIVVLSFSDSDLSALGEAWTGASAELPTLRLASLKRLKHPMSVDLYIDNVIVGARAVVVRCLGGLDYWRYGMERIAAVCRSRKILFAALPGDDRADDRLDDLSTLPKDATARLYGYLHEGGVGNAREAMRYLATLLGRATPFAEPVAIGSIVGFVPDRGAVAVDDLCRSDARPTALMVFYRASLLAADTAAIAELMRALESEGLAAAAVAVTSLKDPSIADALGRLMRQRCPAIILNATAFSALRDDGTTVLDVADVPVLQIVQAQSTEEAWASSSRGLSPTDLAMNVVLPELDGRLLARPIAFKGEMPVDPRLQFGAARYVPQHDRIGFVARLAARWAQLRALPAAERRVALMLSDYPARGGRRGYAVGLDTSASAAGIAGLLAKAGYDVGDAPPAAEAVEALLRDEADEIAVPLAFYQRALALLPDDLQRALQDSWGEADADPAFRDGAFRFSMLRAGKLIILLQPDRGSRADRKSGYHDTTVPPRHAYVALYAYLREAATVDALIHLGAHGTLEWLPGKALALSSACWPEAVLGPLPVIYPFIVNNPGEAMQAKRRLAALTLGHLTPPLSQAGLHGPLLELEGLVEEYAEADGLDKRRLKLLEDEIIARAWQSGLAADCGLDRTMSGREAIAQLDAQLCDIKELAVRDRLHVFGQAPEAAAIGLLADAMTAAAGQTGGVLDRVEVEARLEASAAAERSALLAALAGRRVAAGPAGAPSRGRLDVLPTGRNLTAIDPRAIPTRTAALVGVRAADEVIRRYLQDHGDYPRSLMLDLWASASLRTGGDDLAQALAYLGVRPRWDLNSNRVTGVDVLPLARLDRPRIDATLRISGLFRDLFEAQIALFDLAVQTVAALDEDNADNPLAAARRRGESLARVFGGAPGSYGAVAADLALGMAWDSRAKLGEAYLESASYSFGGEREGVSASDTFRERVRSADALVHAQDDRERDLLDGEEVADFAGGFAAAATSLGAAPALLHLDTSRPEAPKARSFGEEIARVVRGRVANPRWISGMLAHGYRGVAEIAQAIDALYAFAATSDTVPEHLFDLAHGALLRDEAVLDAMVARNPAAVATMAARFEDLLRRRLWVPRRNAVADELAVVRARLTQTEKVT, encoded by the coding sequence ATGCACCTTCTGGCGACATCCGGCGCAGATCTGGACGACCTCGAACAGGCCGTTGATCTCGCGCAGTCGCCAGCCGACATCGTCGTGCTGTCGTTCTCCGACAGCGATCTGTCGGCGCTGGGCGAGGCCTGGACCGGGGCGTCCGCCGAGCTGCCGACGCTGCGACTGGCCAGCCTGAAGCGGCTGAAGCATCCGATGTCGGTGGATCTCTACATCGACAACGTCATTGTCGGCGCCCGCGCCGTGGTGGTGCGCTGCCTCGGCGGGCTCGATTATTGGCGCTACGGGATGGAGCGCATCGCGGCGGTTTGCCGGAGCCGCAAGATCCTGTTCGCGGCGCTGCCCGGCGACGACCGCGCCGATGACCGCCTCGATGATCTCTCCACGTTGCCGAAGGACGCGACCGCGCGGCTCTACGGCTATCTGCACGAAGGCGGCGTCGGCAACGCGCGGGAGGCGATGCGTTACCTCGCCACGCTGCTCGGCCGCGCGACGCCATTCGCCGAGCCGGTTGCGATCGGCTCGATCGTCGGCTTCGTGCCGGATCGCGGCGCCGTTGCGGTCGACGACCTCTGCCGAAGCGATGCACGCCCCACTGCGCTGATGGTGTTTTACCGAGCCAGCCTGCTCGCAGCTGACACTGCGGCCATCGCAGAACTGATGCGGGCGCTGGAGAGCGAAGGTCTTGCGGCGGCAGCCGTTGCGGTCACCAGCCTGAAGGATCCGAGCATTGCCGATGCGCTGGGGCGGTTGATGCGGCAGCGGTGTCCGGCGATCATCCTGAATGCGACCGCGTTCTCGGCGCTGCGCGACGACGGCACGACGGTCCTGGATGTCGCTGATGTCCCGGTGCTGCAGATCGTGCAGGCGCAGAGCACCGAAGAGGCGTGGGCGTCCTCGTCGCGCGGCTTGTCGCCGACGGATCTCGCGATGAATGTCGTGCTGCCCGAGCTCGACGGCCGGCTGCTGGCGCGGCCGATCGCCTTCAAGGGCGAGATGCCGGTCGATCCGCGCCTGCAATTCGGCGCCGCGCGCTATGTGCCGCAGCACGATCGCATCGGCTTCGTCGCGCGTCTCGCCGCGCGCTGGGCGCAGTTGCGGGCGTTGCCGGCTGCGGAACGGCGCGTGGCGCTTATGTTGTCGGATTATCCCGCGCGCGGTGGACGGCGCGGCTATGCCGTCGGCCTCGACACCAGCGCAAGCGCTGCAGGGATCGCCGGGCTGCTGGCCAAGGCGGGCTATGATGTTGGCGATGCGCCTCCGGCCGCCGAAGCCGTCGAAGCCCTGCTGCGGGACGAGGCCGATGAGATCGCCGTGCCGCTCGCATTCTATCAACGCGCATTGGCGCTGTTGCCTGACGATCTCCAGCGTGCCTTGCAGGACAGCTGGGGGGAGGCGGACGCCGACCCGGCGTTCCGCGATGGCGCGTTTCGTTTTTCCATGCTGCGGGCGGGAAAGCTCATCATCCTGCTGCAGCCGGATCGCGGCAGCCGTGCCGATCGCAAATCCGGCTATCACGACACCACCGTGCCGCCGCGGCATGCCTATGTCGCGCTCTATGCGTATCTGCGCGAGGCCGCGACGGTCGACGCGCTGATCCATCTCGGCGCGCACGGCACGCTGGAATGGCTGCCGGGCAAGGCGCTGGCGCTGTCGAGCGCGTGTTGGCCCGAAGCGGTGCTCGGGCCGCTGCCGGTGATCTATCCGTTCATCGTCAACAATCCCGGCGAGGCGATGCAGGCCAAGCGCAGGCTCGCGGCGCTCACGCTCGGGCATCTGACGCCCCCACTGTCGCAAGCGGGTCTGCATGGTCCGCTGCTCGAGCTGGAAGGGCTGGTCGAGGAATATGCCGAGGCCGACGGTCTCGACAAGCGACGGCTGAAATTGCTGGAGGACGAGATCATCGCGCGCGCTTGGCAGAGCGGCCTCGCCGCGGATTGCGGGCTCGATCGGACGATGAGTGGACGCGAGGCCATCGCGCAGCTCGATGCGCAATTATGCGACATCAAGGAACTGGCCGTGCGCGATCGTCTTCATGTGTTCGGCCAAGCTCCCGAGGCCGCCGCGATCGGTCTCCTGGCGGACGCGATGACGGCAGCTGCTGGCCAAACGGGCGGTGTTCTCGATCGCGTGGAAGTCGAAGCTCGGCTTGAGGCGAGCGCGGCTGCCGAGCGCAGCGCGCTGCTTGCGGCGCTCGCTGGTCGCCGCGTGGCGGCAGGTCCGGCCGGCGCGCCGAGCCGAGGGCGGCTCGACGTGCTGCCGACCGGGCGCAATCTCACGGCGATCGATCCGCGGGCGATCCCGACCCGGACCGCGGCGCTCGTCGGCGTGCGCGCAGCCGATGAAGTCATCCGCCGCTATCTGCAGGACCACGGTGACTATCCGCGCTCGCTGATGCTCGATCTCTGGGCCTCGGCGTCGCTGCGCACCGGCGGTGACGATCTCGCCCAGGCCTTGGCGTATCTGGGCGTACGGCCGCGCTGGGATCTCAATTCCAATCGCGTCACCGGCGTCGACGTGCTGCCGCTGGCGAGGCTCGACCGGCCGCGCATCGATGCGACCTTGAGAATCTCGGGCCTGTTCCGCGATCTGTTCGAAGCGCAGATCGCGTTGTTCGATCTCGCGGTGCAGACGGTGGCGGCCCTCGACGAGGATAATGCCGACAATCCCTTGGCCGCGGCCCGCCGGCGCGGCGAAAGTCTCGCGCGCGTGTTCGGCGGCGCGCCGGGAAGCTACGGCGCCGTTGCCGCCGATCTCGCGCTCGGTATGGCCTGGGACAGCCGCGCGAAGCTTGGCGAAGCATACCTGGAGAGCGCGAGCTACAGTTTCGGCGGGGAGCGCGAGGGCGTGTCGGCGTCCGATACGTTCCGTGAGCGCGTGCGCAGCGCCGATGCGCTCGTGCATGCGCAGGACGACCGCGAGCGCGATCTGCTCGATGGCGAGGAGGTCGCCGATTTCGCCGGCGGATTTGCAGCGGCCGCAACCTCGCTCGGGGCGGCGCCTGCGCTGCTGCATCTCGACACCAGCCGTCCGGAGGCGCCGAAGGCGCGGAGCTTTGGCGAGGAGATCGCCCGCGTGGTGCGCGGCCGTGTCGCCAATCCGCGCTGGATCTCGGGCATGCTGGCGCATGGCTATCGCGGTGTCGCCGAGATCGCGCAGGCGATCGATGCGCTCTATGCGTTCGCGGCCACGTCCGACACCGTTCCCGAGCATCTGTTTGATCTGGCGCATGGGGCGCTGCTGCGCGACGAGGCAGTGTTGGATGCCATGGTCGCGCGCAATCCCGCGGCTGTCGCCACGATGGCTGCTCGCTTCGAGGACCTGCTCCGCCGGCGGCTGTGGGTGCCGCGTCGGAATGCGGTGGCTGACGAGCTCGCGGTCGTGCGGGCGCGCCTCACGCAGACGGAGAAGGTGACGTGA
- the cobG gene encoding precorrin-3B synthase, with product MTAGIEIKGWCPGARRPMPSGDGLIVRVRPHGGALSVAALRELAAAARRFGNGEIDLTRRANLQIRGVSPETLAPLWDLMTSLGVLDDSAELEAIRNIVINPLAGLDPAEISDMRPVAAALEAQLASDDALQALPAKFGFALDGGGRLPLTDLAADIRLVACGSADGRHIAVGLTGPNGVEWLGSTTIAVAAAVAAKLARFVLQHSPTRRSATLPANASAIVAAELGLDASEAIASGAASPRLGLIPLAADTKAVGLGIPFGRIGSEILEQLTGLLASLDVSEVRLSPWRALYVAAKTGSAARLVADAARLGLIVDDADPLMRIDACSGVGCCTSTMLATREHARVLAAAMISTGFAGTLHVSGCAKGCARSASAEVVLVGEGGHYNIVCNGTVKSETFGVIDPADLAAVSDGLFKSREKAHV from the coding sequence GTGACCGCCGGGATCGAGATCAAGGGCTGGTGCCCAGGGGCGCGACGGCCGATGCCGAGCGGTGACGGATTGATCGTGCGCGTTCGCCCTCACGGCGGCGCGTTGTCGGTCGCCGCCTTGCGTGAGCTTGCCGCAGCAGCGCGGCGCTTCGGCAATGGCGAGATCGATCTCACCCGTCGCGCCAATCTGCAGATCCGCGGCGTCAGTCCCGAGACGCTGGCGCCGCTCTGGGATCTGATGACCTCGCTCGGCGTACTGGACGACAGCGCCGAGCTGGAGGCGATCCGTAACATCGTGATCAATCCGCTGGCCGGCCTCGATCCGGCCGAAATCAGCGACATGCGCCCTGTCGCTGCCGCGCTTGAAGCGCAGCTCGCGTCTGACGACGCGCTGCAGGCGCTGCCCGCCAAATTCGGTTTCGCGCTCGATGGCGGTGGCAGGCTGCCGCTGACGGATCTTGCTGCGGATATTCGCCTTGTCGCCTGTGGTTCGGCTGATGGTCGTCACATTGCCGTCGGTCTGACGGGGCCCAATGGCGTCGAGTGGCTTGGGTCGACGACTATCGCTGTTGCTGCAGCCGTAGCGGCGAAGCTGGCGCGGTTCGTTCTGCAGCACAGCCCAACGCGTCGCTCGGCGACGCTGCCGGCAAACGCGAGCGCGATCGTCGCTGCCGAGCTGGGCCTCGATGCAAGCGAGGCGATCGCCTCAGGTGCAGCTTCGCCGCGGCTGGGTCTCATACCGCTGGCCGCGGACACAAAGGCCGTCGGGCTCGGCATTCCATTCGGCCGGATCGGCAGCGAAATTTTGGAGCAACTCACCGGGCTGCTCGCATCCTTGGATGTGTCCGAGGTCCGTCTGTCGCCATGGCGCGCGTTGTATGTCGCGGCGAAGACTGGTTCAGCAGCAAGGCTGGTTGCAGATGCGGCTCGGCTCGGCCTGATCGTCGACGATGCCGATCCGTTGATGCGCATCGACGCCTGCTCGGGCGTCGGCTGTTGCACGTCGACGATGCTCGCGACCCGCGAGCATGCCCGCGTGCTGGCGGCTGCGATGATCAGTACCGGGTTCGCCGGCACGCTGCATGTCTCCGGCTGCGCCAAGGGCTGCGCGCGCTCGGCATCCGCTGAGGTCGTGTTGGTCGGCGAGGGCGGCCATTACAATATCGTCTGCAACGGCACCGTGAAAAGCGAGACCTTTGGCGTGATCGATCCGGCGGATCTGGCAGCTGTTTCCGATGGACTGTTCAAATCGCGGGAGAAGGCCCATGTCTGA
- a CDS encoding precorrin-8X methylmutase: MSDLRDYIKDGAEIYRRSFATIRAEADLSRFHGLEEKIAVRIIHACGMVEITSDIEMSRQFAAEARAALDRGAPILCDAKMVAQGITRPRLPAKNEIICTLDDPRVPGLAAQIGTTRSAAALELWRPHLGGALVAIGNAPTSLFHLLDMLDQGAPRPAAVIGTAVGFVGARESKEALAADGRVPYLIVRGRKGGSAMAVAAVNAIASDVE, translated from the coding sequence ATGTCTGACCTGCGCGACTACATCAAGGACGGCGCCGAGATCTATCGCCGCTCGTTCGCGACCATCCGCGCGGAGGCCGATCTGTCGCGCTTCCATGGTTTGGAAGAGAAGATCGCCGTGCGCATCATTCACGCCTGCGGCATGGTCGAGATCACCTCCGACATCGAGATGTCCCGGCAGTTCGCGGCCGAGGCGCGCGCCGCGCTCGATCGTGGCGCGCCGATCCTGTGCGATGCCAAGATGGTGGCGCAGGGGATCACGCGGCCGCGGCTGCCGGCGAAGAACGAGATCATCTGTACGCTCGATGACCCCAGAGTGCCCGGACTGGCCGCGCAGATTGGCACCACACGATCCGCCGCGGCGCTGGAGCTGTGGCGGCCGCATCTCGGCGGCGCGCTGGTGGCGATCGGCAATGCGCCGACCTCGCTGTTTCATCTGCTCGACATGCTCGACCAAGGCGCGCCGCGACCTGCGGCGGTGATCGGAACGGCGGTGGGCTTCGTCGGCGCGCGCGAATCCAAGGAGGCCTTGGCCGCCGACGGCCGCGTGCCCTACCTGATCGTCAGGGGACGCAAGGGCGGCAGCGCCATGGCGGTTGCGGCCGTGAACGCTATTGCGAGCGACGTCGAATGA
- a CDS encoding precorrin-2 C(20)-methyltransferase, with the protein MSLLDTIAGSASAGTLYGIGVGPGDVRYLTLRAAGLIRSVDVVAFFAKRGIEGNARRIVAPLMDAGRHELRLEYPVTEEVPVADPSYQAQIGDFYRRAAESIKAHLAEGRSVGLLSEGDPFFYGSFMHMWRRLERDHPVEVVPGVTGMSGCWTKANVPITWGDDVLSVLPGTLAEDVLHDRLTRCEAAVIMKIGRNLTKVKRAVTQAGLLARAIYVERGTMEAQRVTPLADVELDRGPYFSMILIPGQGRRL; encoded by the coding sequence ATGAGCCTGCTCGACACCATCGCAGGCTCGGCCAGCGCCGGCACCCTCTATGGCATCGGCGTCGGTCCCGGCGATGTGCGCTATCTGACCTTGCGCGCCGCCGGCCTGATCCGCTCCGTGGACGTGGTGGCCTTCTTCGCCAAGCGCGGAATCGAGGGCAATGCCAGGCGGATCGTGGCGCCGCTGATGGACGCGGGCCGTCACGAGTTGCGACTCGAATATCCGGTCACCGAGGAGGTGCCGGTCGCCGATCCCTCCTATCAGGCGCAGATCGGCGACTTCTATCGCCGCGCCGCTGAAAGCATCAAAGCGCATCTGGCCGAAGGCCGCTCCGTCGGCTTGTTGTCGGAGGGCGATCCGTTCTTCTATGGCTCGTTCATGCATATGTGGCGGCGGCTGGAGCGTGACCATCCGGTCGAGGTCGTCCCCGGCGTGACCGGCATGTCCGGCTGCTGGACCAAGGCCAATGTTCCGATCACCTGGGGCGATGACGTTCTCTCCGTGCTGCCAGGCACGTTGGCGGAAGACGTCCTCCATGACCGGCTGACGCGCTGCGAGGCCGCGGTGATCATGAAGATCGGCCGCAATCTCACCAAGGTGAAGCGCGCCGTTACGCAGGCAGGACTGCTCGCGCGCGCCATCTACGTCGAGCGCGGCACGATGGAGGCGCAACGCGTGACGCCGCTCGCAGACGTAGAGCTGGATCGCGGCCCGTATTTCTCGATGATCCTGATCCCCGGGCAGGGGCGGCGGCTGTGA
- the cobJ gene encoding precorrin-3B C(17)-methyltransferase, with protein sequence MTGRLTIVGVGPGRSELMTPAASAAIAAATDLIGYGPYLDRVTIHPGQIRHASDNRVELDRARHALTLASDGRNVAVVSGGDPGVFAMAAAVFEAVETGPAEWRELDIRVEPGVTAMLAAAAEVGAPLGGDFCAISLSDNLKSWTTIRRRLEAAAGADFVIALYNPLSKARPHQLGEAFALLRQIKPASTVVVMVRAAGSGDVSRIITTLGGVDPAKADMRTLVLIGSTATRLIARDAKPPFVYTLRREVEDGR encoded by the coding sequence GTGACGGGCAGGCTCACCATCGTCGGCGTTGGTCCGGGTCGGTCCGAGCTGATGACGCCGGCGGCCTCGGCAGCGATCGCGGCTGCGACGGATCTGATCGGCTACGGCCCCTATCTCGACAGGGTCACGATCCATCCCGGGCAGATCCGCCACGCTAGCGACAACCGTGTCGAGCTCGATCGTGCCCGACATGCGCTCACGCTGGCGAGCGACGGCCGGAACGTGGCGGTGGTGTCGGGCGGCGATCCCGGCGTATTCGCGATGGCGGCCGCCGTGTTCGAGGCGGTCGAGACGGGGCCGGCGGAGTGGCGCGAGCTCGACATCCGCGTGGAGCCCGGCGTCACCGCGATGCTGGCGGCTGCGGCGGAAGTTGGAGCGCCGCTGGGCGGCGATTTCTGCGCGATCTCGCTTTCCGACAATCTCAAGAGCTGGACGACGATCCGGCGACGCCTGGAGGCGGCAGCCGGCGCCGACTTCGTCATCGCGCTGTACAATCCGCTCTCCAAGGCACGGCCGCATCAGCTCGGTGAAGCCTTCGCGCTGCTGCGGCAGATCAAGCCGGCCTCGACCGTGGTCGTCATGGTGCGCGCCGCAGGCAGCGGCGATGTCAGCCGGATCATTACGACGCTGGGCGGGGTCGATCCTGCGAAGGCCGACATGCGCACGCTCGTCCTGATCGGATCGACGGCGACGCGCCTGATCGCGCGCGATGCGAAGCCGCCGTTCGTCTACACGCTGCGCCGGGAAGTCGAGGACGGCCGATGA
- a CDS encoding cobalt-precorrin-6A reductase translates to MRILILGGTTEASELARLLADDRRFEATLSLAGRTVSPKPQPMPTRMGGFGGIAGLQAWLRDHAVEAVIDATHPYADQMSRHAVAACEGLALPLASIRREAWPRQDGDRWIDVATPQDAVSALGQDPARVFLSLGRLELAAFAAAPQHHYVARTIDPPGDIALPPDIRFVFDRGPFDETKEEAFLVEERVAVVVSKNSGGQATYPKIAAARRLKIPVVMIARPDKPHGEPLESARAAVIWLAGQLAHRPSSTSRRSV, encoded by the coding sequence ATGCGCATTCTCATCCTCGGCGGGACGACCGAGGCGTCGGAGCTGGCGCGGCTGCTCGCCGACGACCGCCGCTTCGAGGCCACGCTCTCGCTCGCCGGCCGCACCGTCTCGCCCAAGCCGCAACCAATGCCGACGCGCATGGGCGGCTTCGGCGGCATTGCAGGACTTCAGGCGTGGCTGCGCGATCATGCCGTCGAGGCGGTGATCGACGCGACGCATCCTTACGCCGACCAGATGTCGCGGCATGCCGTCGCGGCCTGCGAGGGCCTCGCGCTGCCGCTGGCGTCGATCCGCCGCGAGGCCTGGCCGCGCCAGGATGGTGATCGCTGGATCGACGTCGCTACGCCGCAGGACGCGGTGTCGGCCCTCGGACAGGATCCTGCACGCGTGTTTCTCAGCCTGGGCCGGCTGGAGCTCGCAGCCTTTGCCGCAGCTCCGCAGCATCACTATGTGGCGCGCACGATCGATCCGCCTGGCGACATCGCGCTGCCGCCCGACATCCGCTTCGTGTTCGATCGCGGGCCGTTCGATGAGACGAAGGAAGAAGCCTTCCTGGTCGAGGAGCGCGTCGCGGTCGTAGTCTCGAAGAACTCCGGCGGCCAAGCGACCTATCCGAAGATCGCCGCCGCACGGCGGCTGAAAATCCCCGTGGTGATGATCGCGCGACCCGACAAGCCGCATGGCGAGCCGCTGGAGAGCGCGCGAGCCGCAGTCATCTGGCTGGCGGGACAGCTTGCTCATCGGCCGTCCTCGACTTCCCGGCGCAGCGTGTAG